From a single Mesorhizobium shangrilense genomic region:
- a CDS encoding DUF1636 family protein: MDHDSSLSAGRADFSSGHDNALEKVTVIVCASCRDETGSDAHPRAGELLAEDTRRAASGEDIRIRSVECLGNCKRRLSAAILRDGCWSYVFGDLTATSGADLVTGAKLFATSTDGLIPWRGRPDSLKRGLVARIPPLDMLKD; this comes from the coding sequence TTGGATCACGACAGCAGTCTTTCGGCTGGAAGAGCGGATTTTTCATCCGGCCATGACAATGCCCTCGAAAAGGTCACCGTCATCGTCTGCGCATCATGCCGCGACGAAACCGGCTCCGACGCCCATCCCCGCGCCGGCGAACTGCTGGCCGAAGATACGCGCCGCGCCGCATCCGGCGAAGATATCCGCATCCGCAGCGTCGAATGTCTCGGTAACTGCAAGCGCCGGCTCAGCGCGGCCATCCTGCGCGATGGCTGCTGGAGCTACGTCTTCGGCGACCTGACCGCGACCAGCGGCGCCGATCTGGTCACCGGCGCAAAACTCTTCGCCACCTCGACCGATGGCCTCATTCCGTGGCGTGGCCGTCCCGATAGCCTCAAGCGCGGCCTTGTTGCCCGCATCCCTCCCCTCGACATGTTGAAGGACTGA
- the nuoE gene encoding NADH-quinone oxidoreductase subunit NuoE yields MSVRRLAEASVQPASFAFNRANAAAAKQWIKKYPKGREQSAIIPLLMIAQEQEGWVTKAAIETISDMLGMPRIRGLEVATFYTQYQLNPVGTRAHIQVCGTTPCMLRGSEALMDVCRSKIHHDQFHTNDKGTLSWEEVECLGACVNAPMVMVFKDTFEDLTPERLAEIIDLYDAGKGASVMPGPQNGRTGSEPASGLTTLTNEKAILKSTRDREAKAASKAAKEAAPAAVAAPAATAPAAPAQAPAAPVAQAPAVKAEAKPAKPSLEDKNRPAGIDRPALVDDLKLISGVGPKIEGILHSLGIFTFAQVASWKKAEREWVDGYLSFHGRIDRDDWVKQAKALAKGGVAEYIRVFGKKPV; encoded by the coding sequence ATGTCAGTCCGCCGTCTCGCAGAAGCCAGCGTCCAGCCAGCATCCTTCGCCTTCAACCGGGCGAACGCCGCAGCGGCGAAGCAATGGATCAAGAAGTATCCGAAGGGCCGCGAACAGTCCGCGATCATCCCGCTGCTGATGATTGCGCAGGAACAGGAAGGCTGGGTGACGAAGGCGGCGATCGAGACGATTTCCGACATGCTCGGCATGCCCCGCATCCGCGGACTCGAGGTCGCGACCTTCTACACGCAGTACCAGCTGAACCCGGTCGGCACGCGTGCCCACATCCAGGTCTGCGGCACCACGCCCTGCATGCTGCGCGGCTCGGAAGCGCTGATGGACGTGTGCCGCTCCAAGATCCATCACGACCAGTTCCACACCAACGACAAGGGCACTTTGTCGTGGGAAGAGGTCGAATGCCTGGGTGCCTGCGTCAACGCGCCGATGGTCATGGTCTTCAAGGACACTTTCGAGGACCTGACGCCGGAGCGGCTTGCCGAGATCATCGATCTTTATGATGCGGGCAAGGGCGCCTCGGTGATGCCGGGGCCGCAGAACGGCCGCACCGGCTCGGAGCCGGCCTCCGGCCTGACGACGCTGACCAACGAAAAGGCGATCCTCAAGTCGACCCGCGACAGGGAAGCAAAGGCTGCTTCCAAGGCCGCCAAGGAAGCGGCGCCAGCCGCTGTCGCCGCTCCAGCGGCAACCGCGCCAGCTGCTCCGGCACAAGCACCGGCTGCTCCGGTAGCGCAGGCGCCAGCCGTGAAAGCCGAGGCCAAGCCAGCAAAGCCGTCGCTGGAGGACAAGAACCGCCCGGCCGGCATCGACAGGCCAGCGCTGGTCGACGATCTCAAGCTGATCTCGGGCGTCGGCCCGAAGATCGAGGGCATCCTGCATTCACTGGGCATCTTCACCTTCGCGCAGGTCGCGTCGTGGAAGAAGGCCGAGCGCGAGTGGGTTGATGGCTATCTGAGCTTCCACGGCCGCATCGACCGCGACGACTGGGTCAAGCAGGCCAAGGCGCTCGCCAAGGGTGGCGTCGCCGAATACATCCGCGTCTTCGGCAAGAAGCCGGTCTGA
- a CDS encoding NADH-quinone oxidoreductase subunit C, with translation MAASLSELSTYLGEKLSGRVSDAVLAYGELTLHVEPNAIIEVVTFLRDDARCQFISIIDVCGADYPSRARRFDVVYHLLSPKQNVRIRIKVQADEETMVPSITGVYPGADWFERETYDLYGVLFSGHPDLRRLLTDYGFEGHPLRKDFPLTGFVEVRYDDEAKRVIYEPVELKQEFRNFDFLSPWEGTDYVLPGDEKAKTN, from the coding sequence ATGGCCGCATCCTTAAGCGAACTGTCGACTTATCTCGGCGAGAAACTGAGCGGCCGCGTCTCGGACGCGGTGCTCGCCTATGGCGAACTCACCTTGCATGTCGAGCCGAATGCTATCATCGAAGTGGTGACCTTCCTGCGTGACGACGCACGCTGCCAGTTCATCTCGATTATCGATGTCTGCGGCGCCGACTATCCGTCGCGCGCCAGGCGCTTCGATGTCGTCTATCATCTCCTGTCGCCGAAGCAGAACGTCCGCATCCGCATCAAGGTGCAGGCCGACGAAGAGACGATGGTGCCTTCAATTACCGGCGTTTATCCCGGCGCCGACTGGTTCGAGCGCGAGACCTACGATCTCTATGGCGTGCTGTTCTCGGGGCACCCGGACCTGCGCCGCCTGCTGACCGACTACGGTTTCGAAGGCCATCCGCTGCGCAAGGATTTTCCGCTGACCGGCTTCGTCGAGGTGCGCTACGACGACGAAGCCAAGCGCGTCATCTACGAGCCGGTGGAATTGAAGCAGGAATTCCGCAATTTCGATTTTCTCTCGCCATGGGAAGGGACTGATTACGTCCTGCCGGGCGACGAAAAAGCCAAGACGAATTGA
- a CDS encoding winged helix-turn-helix domain-containing protein: MKEKISLPMARRIALAAQGFMDARPAGTPDRRHLGRVLARTGLLQIDSVSAVVRAHYMPLYSRLGPYPLALLDNAAVTRKRTVFEYWAHEASFLPVETYPLMRWRMERAERGDEMYTGLAKWGREHAAYVEEIYRHVVDRGPIAASALEGQKGSGGWWGWSHAKHAFEWLFWAGRITTAHRRGFERFYDLPERVLPQAILDLPVPAAEDAHRELLRISARAHGVATAGDLRDYFRLSPADMKGRLEELIDLGELMPVRVEGWDKPAYLHKDARLPRKIEARALLAPFDPVVFERSRSERLFDFRYRIEIYTPADKRQYGYYVLPFLLGDRIVARVDLKADRPASVLRVHAAYAEPGAPPETAAQLFEELKQMQGWLGLERIEVTPAGDLGPALADIAVS; the protein is encoded by the coding sequence ATGAAGGAAAAAATCTCGCTTCCCATGGCCCGGCGCATCGCTCTTGCCGCCCAGGGTTTCATGGACGCCAGACCGGCCGGCACGCCCGATCGACGCCATCTCGGTCGCGTGCTCGCCCGTACCGGCCTGCTGCAGATCGATTCCGTCAGCGCGGTGGTGCGCGCTCATTATATGCCGCTCTATTCGCGGCTTGGCCCCTACCCGCTCGCTTTGCTCGACAACGCCGCGGTGACGCGCAAGCGCACGGTGTTCGAATACTGGGCCCACGAAGCCTCCTTCCTGCCGGTCGAAACCTACCCGCTGATGCGCTGGCGGATGGAACGGGCCGAGCGTGGCGATGAAATGTATACCGGGCTGGCCAAATGGGGGCGTGAACATGCCGCCTATGTCGAAGAGATCTACCGGCACGTCGTTGATCGGGGCCCGATCGCGGCTTCCGCGCTGGAAGGTCAGAAAGGCTCGGGCGGCTGGTGGGGCTGGAGCCATGCCAAGCACGCCTTCGAATGGCTGTTCTGGGCCGGGCGCATCACCACGGCGCACCGTCGCGGTTTCGAGCGATTCTACGATCTGCCAGAGCGCGTACTGCCGCAGGCGATCCTAGATCTGCCGGTGCCCGCCGCCGAGGACGCGCACCGCGAATTGCTGCGAATCTCCGCCCGCGCCCACGGCGTGGCGACGGCCGGCGACCTGCGCGACTATTTCCGCCTCTCCCCCGCCGACATGAAGGGGCGGCTCGAGGAACTGATCGATCTCGGCGAGTTGATGCCGGTGCGCGTCGAGGGCTGGGACAAGCCGGCTTACCTTCACAAGGACGCGCGCCTGCCACGAAAAATCGAGGCCCGCGCCCTGCTGGCGCCTTTCGATCCGGTCGTCTTCGAACGATCGCGCTCGGAGCGCCTGTTCGATTTCCGCTACCGCATCGAGATCTATACGCCGGCTGACAAGCGGCAATACGGCTATTACGTCCTGCCGTTCCTGCTCGGTGACAGGATCGTCGCGCGCGTCGACCTCAAGGCCGACCGCCCGGCGAGCGTGCTGCGCGTCCATGCCGCCTATGCCGAACCCGGCGCGCCGCCTGAAACCGCCGCCCAGCTCTTCGAGGAATTGAAGCAGATGCAAGGCTGGCTCGGGCTTGAACGCATTGAAGTGACGCCGGCTGGTGATCTGGGTCCGGCGCTGGCCGACATCGCCGTGTCGTAA
- a CDS encoding NuoB/complex I 20 kDa subunit family protein produces the protein MGLSDSSGTLVAPKPKGLIDPNTGRPVGEDDPFFLEINNELADKGFLVTSTEALITWARSGSLMFMTFGLACCAVEMIHTSMPRYDSERFGVAPRASPRQSDIMIVAGTLTNKMAPALRKVYDQMPEPRYVISMGSCANGGGYYHYSYSVVRGCDRVVPVDIYVPGCPPSAEALLYGILLLQKKIRRTGTIER, from the coding sequence ATGGGATTGAGCGACAGTTCCGGCACGCTCGTCGCGCCGAAGCCCAAGGGTCTCATCGATCCCAACACCGGCAGGCCGGTGGGGGAGGACGATCCCTTCTTCCTCGAAATCAACAATGAGTTGGCCGACAAGGGTTTTCTCGTCACCTCGACGGAAGCGCTGATCACCTGGGCACGCAGCGGCTCGCTGATGTTCATGACCTTCGGCCTCGCCTGCTGCGCGGTCGAGATGATCCACACCTCGATGCCGCGCTATGACTCGGAGCGCTTCGGCGTCGCGCCGCGCGCGTCTCCGCGCCAGTCCGACATCATGATCGTGGCGGGTACGCTGACCAACAAGATGGCGCCCGCGCTGCGCAAGGTCTATGACCAGATGCCGGAGCCGCGCTACGTCATCTCGATGGGCTCGTGCGCCAATGGCGGCGGCTACTATCACTATTCCTATTCGGTGGTGCGCGGCTGCGATCGCGTCGTGCCGGTTGACATCTATGTGCCCGGCTGTCCGCCGAGCGCCGAGGCGCTGCTCTACGGCATTCTTCTGCTGCAGAAGAAGATTCGCCGCACCGGCACGATCGAACGGTAA
- the cobW gene encoding cobalamin biosynthesis protein CobW has product MTASVSRVPCTVITGFLGAGKTTLVRHLLENAGGKRIAIIVNEFGDIGIDGEILKGCGIDTCPEENIVELANGCICCTVADDFVPALDQILSLTPKVDHILIETSGLALPKPLVQAFQWPTVKSRVTVDGVIAVVDGPALAEGRVANDMEALQAQRVEDETLDHDDPVEEVFEDQIACADLIILSKSDLMDAAGSARANAIINEHSARAVKIVPTSHGKVDPSVLLGLGLAVEDDIENRKSHHDGAFDHEHDDFDTFIVDIASIANPDELAKRVATVAEEENVLRVKGFVEVGGKPMRLLLQAVGPRVNHYYDRAWTPEDDRRSRLVVIGLKGLNRPAIERILAG; this is encoded by the coding sequence ATGACCGCTTCCGTCTCTCGTGTTCCCTGCACCGTCATCACCGGCTTCCTCGGCGCCGGCAAGACGACGCTGGTCCGCCATCTCCTGGAAAACGCCGGCGGCAAGCGTATTGCGATCATCGTCAACGAATTCGGCGACATCGGCATCGACGGCGAAATCCTCAAGGGCTGCGGCATCGACACCTGCCCGGAGGAAAACATCGTCGAACTGGCCAATGGCTGCATCTGCTGCACCGTCGCCGACGACTTCGTGCCGGCGCTCGACCAGATCCTGTCGCTGACGCCAAAGGTCGACCACATACTTATAGAGACGTCGGGCCTCGCTCTGCCCAAGCCGCTGGTTCAGGCCTTTCAGTGGCCGACAGTGAAGAGCCGGGTAACGGTCGATGGCGTTATCGCCGTGGTGGACGGCCCGGCGCTGGCCGAAGGCCGTGTTGCCAACGATATGGAAGCCCTGCAGGCGCAGCGCGTTGAGGACGAGACGCTCGACCACGACGATCCGGTCGAGGAAGTGTTCGAGGACCAGATCGCTTGCGCCGACCTGATCATCCTGTCGAAGAGCGACCTGATGGACGCCGCCGGTTCGGCCCGCGCCAACGCCATCATCAACGAACACTCCGCCCGTGCCGTGAAGATCGTGCCGACGTCTCACGGCAAGGTCGATCCCTCCGTGCTGCTTGGGCTTGGTCTCGCCGTCGAGGACGACATCGAGAACCGCAAATCCCATCATGACGGCGCATTCGACCACGAGCATGACGACTTCGACACGTTCATTGTCGACATTGCCTCGATCGCCAATCCCGACGAACTGGCAAAGCGCGTCGCCACCGTAGCCGAAGAAGAGAACGTGCTGCGCGTGAAGGGCTTCGTGGAGGTCGGCGGCAAGCCGATGCGGCTTTTGCTGCAGGCCGTCGGCCCGCGCGTCAACCATTACTACGACCGCGCCTGGACCCCCGAGGACGACCGTCGTTCGCGTCTCGTCGTCATTGGCCTCAAGGGGCTGAACCGTCCGGCGATCGAGCGTATACTCGCCGGCTGA
- a CDS encoding NADH-quinone oxidoreductase subunit A gives MNALLGSYLPIVLFIGVALVVGLALLAAPFLVAYRNPDPEKLSAYECGFNSFDDARMKFDIRFYLVSILFIIFDLEVAFLFPWAVSFSKIGMLGFWSMMVFLAVLTIGFAYEWKKGALEWD, from the coding sequence ATGAACGCACTTCTAGGTTCATACCTGCCCATCGTCCTGTTCATCGGCGTGGCACTTGTGGTCGGCCTTGCGCTGCTGGCGGCGCCCTTCCTGGTGGCCTACCGCAACCCCGATCCCGAAAAGCTTTCCGCTTACGAGTGCGGTTTCAACTCGTTCGACGACGCCCGCATGAAATTCGACATCCGCTTCTACCTGGTGTCGATCCTGTTCATCATCTTCGATCTGGAAGTTGCCTTCCTGTTCCCATGGGCGGTGTCTTTCTCGAAGATCGGCATGCTCGGCTTCTGGTCGATGATGGTCTTCCTGGCGGTGCTGACCATCGGCTTTGCCTATGAATGGAAAAAAGGAGCGCTGGAATGGGATTGA
- a CDS encoding NADH-quinone oxidoreductase subunit D — translation MAETSVRNFNINFGPQHPAAHGVLRLVLELDGEVVDRVDPHIGLLHRGTEKLIEAKTYLQAVPYLDRLDYCAPMNQEHAFALAVERLLGIEVPKRGQLIRVLYSEMGRIMSHILNVTTQAMDVGALTPPLWGFVEREKLMVFYERASGSRMHAAYFRPGGVHQDLPQKLVEDIGKWIDPFLKSIDDLDALLTGNRIFKQRNVDIGIVSLADAWAWGFSGVMVRGSGAAWDLRKSQPYECYAEMDFDIPIGKNGDCFDRYLLRMEEMRQSAKIMRQCVDLLLGKELTGPVSTLDGKIVPPKRQAMKRSMEALIHHFKLYTEGYRVPAGEVYAAVEAPKGEFGVYLVSDGSNKPYRCKLRAPGFAHLQAMDFLCRGHMLADVTAVLGSLDIVFGEVDR, via the coding sequence ATGGCTGAGACCTCCGTCCGCAATTTCAACATCAATTTCGGCCCGCAGCATCCGGCAGCGCACGGCGTTCTGCGCCTTGTGCTGGAGTTGGACGGCGAGGTGGTCGATCGCGTCGACCCGCATATCGGACTGCTGCATCGCGGCACCGAAAAGCTGATCGAGGCCAAGACCTATCTGCAGGCGGTGCCTTATCTCGACCGGCTCGACTATTGCGCGCCGATGAACCAGGAGCATGCTTTCGCGCTTGCGGTCGAACGGCTGCTCGGCATCGAGGTGCCGAAGCGCGGCCAGCTCATCCGCGTGCTCTATTCAGAGATGGGACGCATCATGTCGCACATCCTGAATGTGACGACGCAGGCGATGGACGTCGGCGCGCTGACGCCGCCGCTGTGGGGTTTCGTCGAACGCGAAAAGCTGATGGTATTCTACGAGCGGGCTTCCGGCTCGCGCATGCATGCCGCCTATTTCCGTCCCGGTGGCGTTCATCAGGACCTGCCGCAGAAGTTGGTCGAGGACATCGGCAAGTGGATCGATCCATTTCTGAAATCGATCGATGACCTCGATGCGCTGCTGACCGGCAACCGCATCTTCAAGCAGCGCAATGTCGACATCGGCATTGTTTCGCTGGCCGATGCCTGGGCCTGGGGCTTTTCGGGCGTCATGGTGCGCGGCTCGGGTGCTGCCTGGGACCTGCGCAAGTCGCAGCCCTACGAATGCTATGCCGAGATGGATTTCGACATTCCGATCGGCAAGAATGGCGACTGTTTCGACCGCTACCTGTTGCGCATGGAAGAGATGCGCCAGTCGGCCAAGATCATGCGCCAGTGCGTCGATCTGCTGCTCGGCAAGGAACTCACCGGACCGGTTTCGACCCTCGACGGCAAGATCGTGCCGCCGAAGCGCCAGGCGATGAAGCGCTCGATGGAAGCGCTCATCCACCATTTCAAGCTCTACACCGAGGGTTACCGCGTGCCGGCCGGCGAGGTCTATGCGGCCGTCGAGGCGCCGAAGGGCGAGTTCGGCGTCTATCTGGTCTCCGACGGCTCCAACAAGCCCTATCGCTGCAAGCTGCGCGCGCCCGGTTTCGCGCATCTCCAGGCCATGGATTTCCTGTGCCGTGGCCACATGCTGGCCGACGTCACCGCCGTTCTCGGCTCCCTCGACATCGTGTTTGGTGAGGTCGATCGCTAA